Part of the Betta splendens chromosome 17, fBetSpl5.4, whole genome shotgun sequence genome, CCGGCGCAAACAGGTGGGTCCGAGAAAATGCTTTAGTAAAAATGCTTTAATAACGGTTCATGCACTTGATTATCGCGCCGTGTCGTCACCTGGGTGTCACACTGGAAATGTGAGGGTGTAACGTGACAACAGACGTCTTCGGGATCTCTCCCGTTAAATTATTCATCCGTTCACAGTCTGCTCTGACTCCTTACTGTACGTCTGTGGTCTGAAACTGTGCATCTGagctttaaacaaacaaacaaacatcctAAACGAGCAGTGTCTCAACAATACACAAAAAATACTACCTCCTTCTAAAAGCATGAAATCCAATGGAGTAAATGCAAATGATGTGTGTTTCTGGTCTTGTGCGTTTTGCTGCACTGCCTCGTTTCTGACTGTCTCCCTGCTGCAGTGGCATCGGCCTGGCCTTGTGCGAGCGGCTGCTGGCCGTGGACAGCCAGCTGCGGCTCTGCCTGGCCTGCAGAAACATGAGGCGAGCGGAGGCTGCCCGCGCCGCTCTGCTCACCTCTCACACCGGCGCCCGCGTGGATCTGTTGCACCTCGATGTGGGCTCCGTGCAGTCAGTGTTCACTGCTGCTCAGGAGGTCAAGACCAGGTAGACAGCACAGCCACCTCCATACACTGGCTTTTAGCCTTTTGACTGTGATTGTAAATGCATGAGGGGAATGTAATTAATAAACATTTGCGTTTTCAACAGGTACAACAAGATTGACTTTCTGTATCTAAATGCAGGAATTATGCCCAATCCACAAGTGGATATAGGAGCTTTTTTCAAAGGGCTGTTCTCCAGGTAAACGTCCAGAGACAGCTCATGACTTAAGTGTATCTTGGCACAGCCTGAAGCTGTGTGGCCATGAACACGCCGTTCCCCTCTCACTGCAGGAATGCCATCAACATGTTTGCGACAGCAGAAGGTATACTGACCCAGCAGGACCGCCTCAACTCAGATGGTCTGCAGGAAGTTTTTGCAACCAACCTGTTTGGCCATTTTCTCCTGGTAATGTATTACACAGACTGCACACACAATTCAAATAACCATAAAACCAAACTAAGGACACGTTTCCACATCACATGAATGTTAAATGATTCATATTGAATATTAATCTTATTATATTATCTTATCTGCGTTTTGTTACATGTTTAATGAGAACATGGTTAGGATCACCTAAATTAAGGATGTTAGGTTCAAGCTGAGTTGACaaaaatcatcattttttaaaGCACAAGGGATTGAACGTTCTGATGATCCAACTACGCTCCCCCCATGCAAATCCCATACAAAGTAATGGCCACGTTCCTGTACTTGTATAGTTTCCCTGTTGACATTAACATATCTGTGTCCCAGATCAGGGAGCTGGAGCCTCTTCTATGCCAGACGGGTCACATATCCAGGGTAGTGTGGACTTCCTCCAGTAATGCGCAGCGCTCTGCATTCAGCATCGAGGACATGCAACACAGGAATGGAAGCGAGCCCTACAGCTCCTCAAAGTATGCATCAGACATGGTCAGCCTGGCGCtcaacaaacacaagaacagcCAGGTTTGTCTGTTGTCATCGGTTTGTTCCAAAATTTTAGATTATATAGATGAGGGAGGGATATGTAGCCCCATTAAGACTATAGCACAtgctttgtatttatttgtggcAGGGCCTGTTCTCCTCAGTAATATGCCCCGGACTGGTGATGACTAATCTGACCTATGGTATCCTGCCCTCATTCTTCTGGACTCTCATCATGCCAATCATGTATTTGGTGGGTTCTTATTGATTATCATCAGCAAACTTTGTTTTCATTGGTGTCTGTGAAACatatgtgtgtgaatatgtgttTCTTCTTATGCTGAACAGATCAGGATCTTCACTAACACGTTTACACTGACACCATACAACGGAGCGGAGGCACTGGTGTGTTTTTAGTCTGCttcattactgtacattctaCATTATTGCTTTCTAATGAACGCACTACAAACAAAGATTCCTGCTCTGGTTGTTCACAGCACTGGCTATTTCTTCAAACACCAGAGTCTCTAGATCCAAGAGCAAAGTATCACAGTTTGACATCAGCACGTGGAATAAACTACACTATACCTCGACAAGTGAGTAACCATAGGCTACTAGATCATACAGAAGTAATATGTAAGAGTAGTGCCTCATTGATAAGCAATTAATTTTAATATGTGCGCATTATTGTTTCAGATGGACATCGATGATGAAACATCTGAGATCCTCTATGACAAACTTCTTGAACTTGAGAGAGTAATGAGAAAGAAACTGAGTGAGAGAAATGCTGATACCGAAGCTCAGACATATTAAAAGGAGAAGATTCTCAGAACTTATTTTCagtttgctgtgttttgaatAAAGCCTACTGTGCCTCTGTACCTTTACCAATATTCACACAAGCTGCGACATTCTACTGTAAACTCGACTCAAATCATTGAGTTGTtcgcttttatttatttaagactGTCATCATCACACATCAGGACGTCAGTATTACACACAAAACCTACTACCAGCTCATAAATGACCCACTGAGACACAAAGCTCAGTGTCAGCCTGCTACAAAATACTCCTTATaataaatgaggaaaaacaattCATGTTGGCGTGTTCTGCTAATGTTTTGGTAccttattaaaacaaaataccTCAATCAGTCAGACtttctgtgtattttatttacttGAACACGTGTATTTTGATGGTAAGACTGTACATGAACATTTAATAAGTGAAACATGgttgaaatgtgttttaaacgTTCAAACTTGACCATCAACATATactaaaaaatgtattttttagcGTAACGTAAAAGCCTAAAAGCTTTTACATGCAGCGTCCTCGGAGACGTTAAAACCCTGATTATTCTAGGACTACATCAGAGGCCCGTCGTTACgtaatgtaaataaaaacattgcgGCCACGGCGCGTGCAGATTGGTGCGCGCTCCACAATGTCCCGGATGCTGCTCGCACCGGAAGAGAAGAGGCAGCTCTCCCAGCCATCTTGTGGCCGCATCCTGCGAATTGTTCGCATCAAGCCTCGTAGAATCGGAGGTGAATCCCGCTGAAGGGGCGCCATCATGCCCGGACACCTGCAAGACGGCTTCGGCTGCGTCGTAACCAATCGGTTCGACCAGCTATTGGACGACGAGTCTGACCCGTTTGAGATCCTGAAGGCTGCAGAAAACAAGAAGAAGGAGGCGGCCGCCGCTGGCTCCACTAAGACCGCGGCTCAAGCCGCCAAGCAGCCGAAGAAGGAGTCGCAGAAGGACAGGAAGAACCCGCTGCTGGACAAGAAGGAGGACCCGCAGCCTCCAGTCCCCCTTAAGAAAGAAGGTACACGCCTCGGCTGTCCCCTCTTTATGTGCGCTGCGTGTTTATTTTCCGTCCGTTTGCTGTCATGTGCGCTCCCGTTAGCCGCGTTAGCTGGCGCGAGCGGCAACACGGACTCCTCCGGTCTCTATTGTGCTTGGAGCAGAGGCTGCTAATGAATTCCTCCCGGGGCTGGGGTTTAGCCACGCGCGGCGGCGGGTCCGGCGCTCGGGGCGGAACGCACCGGTCCAGCCCGTGTCGCAGAAGCGGTCTGCAGCCGCTTCGGAGAGGACGGTGCCGTGTTGGGTTACCCGATGCTCCGTGCACTGGCTGCGCAGcgcccacagcagctggagatcGTCACCAGACGCATCGCTCTTAGTTTGAATTGATCCCGGTCGCAGGTCTAACATTTCACTTTAGAACACTGGAGAACTAAGTTGAGGACACCTGTGAGGCAGGTGCGTTACTAGTTGCAGTGTGGTCACAAatgtgctgcaggtgatgaCATCGGCAGCGtcctcatcagcagctgaagcGGTTGCTTTGCATGgcaattgtgttttttgtgcacacacactgaaaacctGACCATTTTAAATGTGATCTCTGCTCCTCTACTTTGCAGGTATCAGGCGGGTGGGCCGGAGAGCAGACCAACAGGGCCAGCCTGGCAGCCAGCCCCCCAGCGGGCAGGGTGAAGGCCGACCCGGAGAGAAGAGACAGGACCGGAGACCCCCACGAGAGCGCCGCTTTGAGAAGCCCACCGAGGAGAAGGCTGAGGGGGGTGGCGAGTTCTCCGCAGACAAGTAGGTGCTGGTGACGAACGACGAGGATAACATTTGAACATGCTGCCTGGTGTGATCAGTGTGGGGGTGTGTGCAAAGATTAAGTGTCTGCAGCTACAGATGTAATCGCAGCGTTTAGAACCTCGACATCACACCACAGGAGCCGTTGCCAGTTcttgctgctgagctgctcttcGCACACACGTTGACAGCACAGGGGCACGTTGATCACACCATTATTTGTCTGTGCCCACCAGGCCTTCTGGAGACAGGCCCCCCAGAGGGCGTGGTGGTGGCCGGGGCGGGCGTGGTGGAAGAGGACGGGGCATGGGCCGAGGAGACGGCTTCGACTCCCGCGGGAAACGCGACTTTGACAGACACAGCGGCACTGACAAATCGTGAGTCTGAGCAACCATGAGTTTTTCGAATGGCTACTTCCCAGGGTGTGATTGTTGTTTGTACCATCACTTCATTCTCTGAGCCGTTTGGCCGTTTCTCATTGACCCCTCGGAATAATATGACTTGTACGTTATTTTCGCTGCAGATGTGAGGGCTACTTTTTAGAAGAACCCTCATTGTCGGCTTGTGTTTTATAcatctgtgttgttttcctgtctTGTTTGCTCCAGCAATCTAAAAAGTGAGGAGAAGCGCAGCGGCAGTGGCTCACACAACTGGGGCAATGTGAAGGAAGAAGTGAGGTGAGTTATCACAAAGAGACACATGGCCTGTTTATCTGAGCACTACTGTCTGCAAGATAATTATACACTTGTGATATGTCCAGACTTCGCCAGCTTTGTGACCCAACTAATGTCATAGTGTCTCTGAATGCTGTGTTTGTGACAACTGTAACCCTACTCTGGGCCATTGTGGAATGGTTACACATTATTTTAAAGCTGTTTGTTATAAACACTGCCTGCACTGCCCACTTTGCTCAAGTTCTTCTTGTAGTGGTCAGCTCTGTTCCTCTGTCCAGCCTGGACTGTTAGATTCATATAGCTTcaaactgtctgtctgtttgcagtgAGGCTGAACAGACTCCAGCTCCTGAGACGACTCCAGAAGGAGAGGAAAATGCACCTGCTGGCTCTGAAAACAAGTGAGTGTCTGTCTCCTGTCATGTTGTATattaagttaaaaaaacattGAGAATCAGTTGTGCAAATTATCAGTACATCATAATGTTTTCCTTATGGATTTGTTAAGTTGTTCTTtgtcacacattatttcagctttttttgTGGCAAAGCTTTGGTGCAAATGGGATCAACATTATTGCTGGCCCTTTGGCCTCAGCTGTATACATGCTCTCTAATCCTAAGAGGATTGGCAGTTTGAGGCCTTGGTTCCTACATTGTTGTGTGCTGGCTTTCAGGGAGAATGAGGTTGAAGAGGTGAAAAACGAAGGCCCCAAAGAAATGACTCTGGACGAGTGGAAGGCCATGCAGGACAAGGAGCGCACCAAGGTGGAGTTCAACATCCGTAAGCCCAACGAGGGAGCCGACAGCCAGTGGAAGAAAGGATACGTGCTGCACAAGTCCAAGAGTGAAGATGTAAGAATGGTGCTTTATATCATCACAATACTTTTCTTTTTATCCTTACTGTGATGCCAGTGTTATACGATTTTAGGGGCACATTTGTTAAAAGATATTTGTGACTAATTTAGTGCTGGTATTTCTTGTGATTAACTTTCAGAGGCCTGTTGGTGCTTTGATTGACGCttcagaaacagaagcagactCTCACACTCTGTATCACAAGGTGCCTGTAGTTCTCTCTCTAGTTTGACGTCCTCACAGTCCGTGAAAACATTTAGTGGTTTGTATTAACTTTGATGTGGTGATCATTTTTACCAGCAGGGAACCTCCGATGAGTCAAGCGATCACCACTTCCGCAAACCAGCCAATGACATCACATCTCAGTTGGAGATCAACTTTGGAGACCTGGGTCGCCCCGGCCGCGGGCGTGGCGGATCACGTGGGGGCAGGGGGGGccgcggagcaggaggcagcaggacagcacgTGGGGGAGGACGGTCCGAAAAGGTAACGGTAAAAGCTGTTATTGCTGCAATAACAATGGTTTAGTATTCCAACAACAAAAGAGTGAGCTCATTGACTGATCAGGCTCTAAAACCACTGACATGGAAAACCTGCTGTGGAACATGGATATGCTGGGATTAACAAACCAGTGAGCACAGTGTCTGATGCAAAACCCACAAAGTGTAAGAACCCCTGACATAAGATCTATGTGGAAGTTGATCCATCTGACATTTTTACTATGCATTGATTTGACAACACTCATATTTACAACTTCTGTGTGGATGTCAACTTCACTTCATGCTCATCTCTTAGAACTGAACAGACCTgtgaaaaaatatttaattgcaCAAAAACATTCATAATGGTAACGTGACCAGTTTTAACCCCAGCCCTGTCTTGTTCCCTTCCAGGCAAGCGGAGTGTCAGTCCCCAACGTGGATGACCCTGAGGCCTTCCCAGCCCTGGCCTAGTGGCTCCTTTTCCATCACCAGCCCACCCATCAGCCCCTCCGGGCACCTCCTCTACGAGGCTTGCATGCTTACCACATCTTCAAGTATataggaaaacagaaaaaaaagagatttAATGACAACAAAGACTGTCATCCCATACCACTCTCACAACCAGAGGACTAAATTTTAACCTGTTTTAAAGGAGAGCAAAAGACAACAAAGGCAGAAAAGGACCTCTTGTTACACTGAAGTTTTGTATTTAGGAACATGAAAACAGGGatgttttcattctttcttttttttttccagagatTATGCATACTTCATCGACTTTTTTTGTGCTGCTTGAATTTCTGCGATTAGTTTGAAGTGTGTGctgtatctttttttttttttttttttttttttttttttttttttttttttgtagctcAGTATTATGAAGTCATCTTAGACTTTATTCTGGAGTTCTCTTCCCCAGTAATACACACTGATGTGGTAGCACTACACTACATTAAAATCTTATAGTAGACATTCGAAGTATGGCTTAACATGCATCTTAAAGTGTAATTATGCTGACCCTGACTACCCATAGTTTTTGTAAGGCGCAAATTCAGGATGGGTAATCAGGAAAGCTTGATATTTTTCTGCTTGTTGTGCAGTGAAAAGTAAATgcctcttctccctcttttttttttttttttttaaatagctcGCCTTTTTGGGTGGACCAGTGGTTAGTGTTGATTTGTATCCCCTGATCCAAATGTGCTACCCATGTTTTCAGGGTGTCCCAGGGTCCAATGTTTAACTTTAGGCTGGTCCTCTTAGGTCATATGGACTGTACTACTTGTAAATTCTGGACCACTGAATCTATATGGTATTTTTTgttaagggtgtgtgtgtgtgtgtgtgtgtgtgtgtgcgtgtgagtgtgagcgtgaGCGTGCAGCAATGTGAAGCCAAATGTGTGAATTTGACTGTTAGTTACTTAGAATTTAAGTATTTCTTTGATAGGAACTTGCTATCTGTGAACAACAGGTACCAAGTTCTCACCTGAAGTAGTTCTGTCTCCTGAGAAGTGAGTGTTAAATCTAGGTGAGTGATTGATATACCGTGAACATATCTTGCTTTTAGACTATCTGTAATGTCTTTCAGATCTAAAGGCGCTTGGTTTTATCAGCACCTGTCCGCTGAAGATTGTTTTTCCTCCCCGTCTCCATCTTTaccatatttgttttattttgtcagctCAGCAGCACCGATGCATAATTTGTCTGAAAGAAATATGAGCTGTCATGGTGGAACAATCACACGCTACAGAATGTAATGTGAGCTAATGCTTTTAGCCTCCTGTGTCACCATTTCCAGTGAGCGTTTTCTTGAAACAAAAGCGGGTATATTTCACGTTGGGGTGGGAGGGTCATGCAAAACAAGTGAATTTGAAGCTTTACATGCTGTGCTCTGCAAAGACTTGCTGGTGATGCACTGATACAGACGGCTGGGGCGGTTTTTGTAGGACTGTTTGAGCCACATGACGGTGAATCTTTCTCTGCAAACATCCCTGTTCTAATAAATTGCTTTAGAGGTGTTACATGTACCTGCCAGTGGCTCTTTGGTTTGTTTGGAACCAATACTGCGATTTCAAGGTGTGAACataatgctgctgttgcttcaAACTTTAATTTGTGCCTCTCATGGCTGGAGTAAGCGGGGTGTAAACACTGCATTTACCAGCTAATAGTCAGAGTAAATGTAACTAAAATTGTTGCACTTCAATGCAGCAGCCTGATAGTAAAgcctatatactgtatgtgaaagatGTGATGGCTGTGGATAATAGTTGTGTATGCTGAAGTGCCTTATTTTTCGTTGTCTTTATAgttagttagatcagttttgtTGAATCCAGAGCTAAACAATACAACCATACCATAGCCATAATGTTTCTAAATACCAATGAGGCTTTTAAGCAGCAGTATACTGTACTTTCTTGTATCTGTGTATGTAAATTCCTTTTTTAGTTTAGAGCATTTTGGCATAAAgtatgacctgaaaactcaaacacacaaGAAATGTGGCTGGCTGGTGCAAGAGGTTTCCCGTCCCTGCGTTTCCGGGTTCGTCGTGGGAAAAAATCCCATGTCGGTTAGGCTACACCGTTGTACGCATGCGCAGGAGCCCTCCGCACGGTCTTCCGCTGGTCTTCGATTCGCGTGAGCGATGTCGACGACCCGCGAGCGTCGCGCTGAGCCGAGCTCCTCGAGGGACGCGGAGCTGCCACCAGAAGGAGCGTCTGCCTCGAGAGGAGGCGCGTCCGGCGACACGTCGGCGGCGGCCGCCAAGCTGCTGGCCGCCGGATTCTACGGGATAAGCTCGTTTCTCATCGTTGTGGTCAACAAAAGCGTCCTCACTAGTTACAGGTAAAGGTGCAAAGTGCACAGTCCGCCCAGATGTTTACAGGCGCTTCTGACGGCGTTGTCGGAGTTAATGGAGGCACGAGGAGTCCAAAACTCAACCTCCTCCGGAAGTTGGATTCACTGCAGCGGCTGAGTGGCCTGAGGGGTTAATACGTGCACAGATGTTCACGTCAACGAGTAGCTGTTGGAGATGAACTTTGTTGCTACACACGGTAGTATGTACGGGAGTTGGGATGCATTTTTCTCATTTGCGTGATTCTAACGTTGAACTGGAAGCAGTAGTCAACATGTTTACAACAGGTAATAGTTTTTAACTTTCATATAATTACTCAATTACAACTGAAAGTGTTATGTAGATGGTTTAACAGGGCCTTTTGTACAGAAGCTGCGGTAACTTTCAAAATGATCAGCGCTTAAACAGTAAAGATAACATGACATTACTTCCTCTATATGTTTTCACAGGTTCCCATCATCAACATGTGTTGGCATCGGTCAAGTAAGTCTGCCGCGTGGCCCCGTCGCTGCCTCTTACGTGG contains:
- the hsd17b7 gene encoding 3-keto-steroid reductase, whose amino-acid sequence is MERVVIVTGANSGIGLALCERLLAVDSQLRLCLACRNMRRAEAARAALLTSHTGARVDLLHLDVGSVQSVFTAAQEVKTRYNKIDFLYLNAGIMPNPQVDIGAFFKGLFSRNAINMFATAEGILTQQDRLNSDGLQEVFATNLFGHFLLIRELEPLLCQTGHISRVVWTSSSNAQRSAFSIEDMQHRNGSEPYSSSKYASDMVSLALNKHKNSQGLFSSVICPGLVMTNLTYGILPSFFWTLIMPIMYLIRIFTNTFTLTPYNGAEALHWLFLQTPESLDPRAKYHSLTSARGINYTIPRQMDIDDETSEILYDKLLELERVMRKKLSERNADTEAQTY
- the LOC114844065 gene encoding plasminogen activator inhibitor 1 RNA-binding protein-like isoform X2, with translation MPGHLQDGFGCVVTNRFDQLLDDESDPFEILKAAENKKKEAAAAGSTKTAAQAAKQPKKESQKDRKNPLLDKKEDPQPPVPLKKEGIRRVGRRADQQGQPGSQPPSGQGEGRPGEKRQDRRPPRERRFEKPTEEKAEGGGEFSADKPSGDRPPRGRGGGRGGRGGRGRGMGRGDGFDSRGKRDFDRHSGTDKSNLKSEEKRSGSGSHNWGNVKEEVSEAEQTPAPETTPEGEENAPAGSENKENEVEEVKNEGPKEMTLDEWKAMQDKERTKVEFNIRKPNEGADSQWKKGYVLHKSKSEDRPVGALIDASETEADSHTLYHKGTSDESSDHHFRKPANDITSQLEINFGDLGRPGRGRGGSRGGRGGRGAGGSRTARGGGRSEKASGVSVPNVDDPEAFPALA
- the LOC114844065 gene encoding plasminogen activator inhibitor 1 RNA-binding protein-like isoform X1; the protein is MPGHLQDGFGCVVTNRFDQLLDDESDPFEILKAAENKKKEAAAAGSTKTAAQAAKQPKKESQKDRKNPLLDKKEDPQPPVPLKKEGIRRVGRRADQQGQPGSQPPSGQGEGRPGEKRQDRRPPRERRFEKPTEEKAEGGGEFSADKPSGDRPPRGRGGGRGGRGGRGRGMGRGDGFDSRGKRDFDRHSGTDKSNLKSEEKRSGSGSHNWGNVKEEVSEAEQTPAPETTPEGEENAPAGSENKENEVEEVKNEGPKEMTLDEWKAMQDKERTKVEFNIRKPNEGADSQWKKGYVLHKSKSEDRPVGALIDASETEADSHTLYHKQGTSDESSDHHFRKPANDITSQLEINFGDLGRPGRGRGGSRGGRGGRGAGGSRTARGGGRSEKASGVSVPNVDDPEAFPALA